The following are from one region of the Colius striatus isolate bColStr4 chromosome Z, bColStr4.1.hap1, whole genome shotgun sequence genome:
- the VAT1 gene encoding synaptic vesicle membrane protein VAT-1 homolog, translated as MSAEPAPAAAAAPEHTPGPEPPVGGGEAAEHRALVLTGFGGYEKVKVQTRRGADPKPGEVSVRVHACGLNFADLMGRQGLYDRLPSPPVCPGMECAGTVRAVGEGVSDRQVGDKVMVLARSGLWQEVVNVPSSQTFLMPEGMSFEEAAALLVNYITAYMILFDFGNLRPNQSILIHMAAGGVGTAAIQLCKTVENVTIFGTASASKHDSLKESGVAHPIDYRTMDYAEEVRKVSPKGVDIVLDPLGGSDTTKAFNLLKPMGKVITYGVANLLTGQKKNLMAMAKTWWNQFSINALQLLHHNKAVCGYHLGYLDEEVELVRGVVAKLVNLYNQGKIKPKIDSVWPFDQVADAMRQMQEKKNVGKVILVPEAPKEESKKEEN; from the exons ATGTCCGCCGAGccggccccggccgccgccgccgcccccgagCACACCCCCGGCCCCGAGCCGCCCGTCGGCGGCGGGGAAGCGGCCGAGCACCGGGCGCTGGTGCTGACGGGTTTCGGCGGCTACGAGAAAGTGAAGGTGCAGACGCGGCGCGGCGCCGACCCGAAGCCCGGAGAGGTCTCGGTGCGTGTCCACGCCTGCGGCCTCAACTTCGCCGACCTGATGGGGCGGCAGGGGCTGTACGACCGCCTGCCTTCGCCTCCCGTCTGCCCCGGCATGGAGTGCGCCGGGACCGTCCGCGCCGTCGGCGAAGGCGTCAGCGACCGGCAG GTTGGTGATAAGGTAATGGTCCTGGCTAGGTCAGGGCTCTGGCAAGAAGTTGTGAATGTACCATCCAGTCAGACCTTCCTGATGCCTGAAGGGATGAGCTTCGAAGAAGCAGCTGCTCTTCTTGTCAACTACATCACTGCCTACATGATCCTGTTTGACTTTGGAAACCTGAGACCCAACCAGAGCATCCTCATCCACATGGCTGCAG GTGGCGTGGGAACTGCTGCCATCCAGCTGTGCAAGACTGTAGAGAACGTCACGATTTTTGGCACAGCATCCGCCTCCAAGCATGACTCGCTGAAGGAGAGCGGAGTCGCTCACCCCATCGACTACAGAACGATGGATTACGCAGAGGAGGTCCGGAAAGTCTCTCCCAAAG GTGTTGACATCGTCCTGGACCCCCTGGGAGGATCCGATACAACCAAAGCATTTAATCTGTTGAAGCCGATGGGCAAAGTCATCACTTACG GGGTAGCAAACCTGCTCACTGGGCAGAAGAAGAACCTCATGGCTATGGCTAAAACTTGGTGGAACCAGTTTAGCATCAATGCCTTGCAGCTCCTACACCATAACAAAGCCGTGTGTGGCTACCACCTTGGATATCTGGATGAAGAAGTTGAGCTTGTTCGGGGTGTTGTAGCCAAGCTGGTTAACCTGTACAATCAAGGCAAAATCAAGCCCAAAATAGACTCTGTATGGCCCTTTGATCAG GTGGCAGACGCCATGAGGCAGATGCAAGAGAAGAAGAATGTGGGAAAGGTCATCCTGGTTCCTGAAGCACCCAAGGAAGAATCCAAAAAAGAGGAGAACTAA